In one window of Lewinella sp. 4G2 DNA:
- a CDS encoding glycosyltransferase family 39 protein: MKLPAKSINPLYLLALWLVVCLVQAWGTPLDPDETYYWMYAGNIDWGYYDHPPAVALLVAIGKDWLPGPLGLRLGHVLVSALTMIGLWHLLERPFGKWLWVAAALAFAQPFLNVYGFIATPDGPLLLFTVVYLLAYRRFLDAPTVANGAIWGLTMAGALYSKYHGVMLIFFSVLPNLWWLLRRPGAWVAALGGAALYFPHLYWQYANDFPSFRYHLQGRDDPYQFKYTTEYLLNQLVIFSPFLLWFYVKTFWKDDSRKDRFLTANRWLVLGFLVFFLYTTSKGGTEAQWTALLSFPLVYLTYRAARDRFPEWAPKLWTLSLITIGILTLARLLLLAPREWLPFQKPFDHEPWTQQLAERANGQPVMFENTYRFSSLYEFYTGQPGWTMTNVDYRRNQYDLWYGDSIYHNQQVLVVGQKNWATEGAEPFRAFRGDMLIKTVDNFQVLKSIDLELAESPEVLPIGGEVPISLLAKLPKAAGLRSVDLSTAAAPRLFVTIYLPDGEKEFYPIGTLAVAAISVGEEVVLFRGSFRVLDKLPAGPATMEFGLAYPGMPPLRGMGPVYPVELRD, encoded by the coding sequence GTGAAACTCCCCGCCAAATCCATCAATCCGCTCTACCTGCTGGCCCTCTGGCTGGTAGTTTGCCTCGTACAGGCGTGGGGAACGCCGCTGGACCCGGACGAGACCTACTACTGGATGTACGCCGGTAACATCGACTGGGGCTACTACGACCACCCGCCCGCCGTAGCGCTGCTCGTAGCCATCGGTAAGGATTGGCTCCCCGGCCCCCTCGGCCTGCGCTTGGGCCACGTTTTAGTATCTGCCCTTACGATGATTGGCCTTTGGCACCTGCTGGAACGACCTTTCGGCAAATGGCTGTGGGTGGCCGCGGCCCTGGCTTTCGCTCAACCCTTCCTCAACGTCTACGGCTTCATCGCCACGCCGGATGGCCCCCTGTTGCTCTTTACGGTGGTTTACCTGTTGGCCTACCGCCGTTTTCTGGATGCACCCACCGTTGCGAACGGCGCAATCTGGGGCCTGACGATGGCTGGCGCCCTATACTCTAAGTACCACGGGGTGATGTTGATCTTTTTCTCCGTCCTCCCTAACCTGTGGTGGCTGCTGCGCCGGCCCGGTGCCTGGGTGGCGGCACTCGGTGGTGCTGCCCTGTACTTTCCCCATCTCTACTGGCAGTACGCGAACGATTTCCCTTCCTTTCGCTATCACCTGCAGGGGCGCGACGACCCCTACCAATTCAAGTACACAACGGAGTACCTGCTGAACCAACTCGTCATCTTCAGCCCCTTCCTGCTGTGGTTTTACGTGAAGACTTTCTGGAAGGACGACAGCCGGAAGGACCGGTTCCTGACCGCCAACCGCTGGCTGGTGCTCGGCTTCCTGGTCTTCTTCTTGTACACGACCTCAAAGGGCGGCACCGAGGCGCAGTGGACGGCTCTGCTCAGCTTCCCCCTCGTTTACCTGACCTACCGCGCGGCCCGCGACCGCTTCCCGGAATGGGCACCGAAGTTGTGGACGCTTTCCCTCATCACGATCGGCATCCTAACGCTGGCCCGTCTCCTCTTGCTGGCGCCACGTGAATGGCTGCCCTTCCAAAAACCCTTCGACCACGAGCCGTGGACGCAGCAGCTCGCCGAGCGGGCAAACGGTCAGCCGGTGATGTTCGAAAACACCTACCGCTTCTCTTCGCTCTACGAATTCTACACTGGCCAGCCGGGGTGGACGATGACCAACGTCGACTACCGACGCAATCAGTACGATCTCTGGTACGGGGATTCGATATACCATAATCAGCAGGTCCTCGTGGTCGGGCAAAAGAACTGGGCCACCGAGGGCGCCGAACCCTTCCGCGCTTTCCGGGGCGATATGCTCATCAAAACCGTCGATAATTTTCAGGTGCTGAAAAGCATCGACCTCGAACTGGCGGAGTCTCCCGAAGTACTTCCCATCGGTGGGGAGGTGCCTATTTCATTGCTGGCCAAGCTGCCTAAAGCAGCGGGGCTACGGTCCGTAGATCTCTCCACGGCCGCAGCCCCACGCCTGTTCGTCACCATCTATTTGCCGGACGGAGAGAAAGAGTTCTACCCGATTGGTACGCTCGCCGTTGCCGCCATTAGTGTCGGGGAGGAAGTCGTTCTGTTCCGGGGCAGTTTCCGCGTTCTGGATAAGTTGCCGGCTGGTCCGGCCACCATGGAGTTTGGTCTCGCGTACCCGGGTATGCCGCCGCTGCGCGGGATGGGGCCGGTTTATCCGGTTGAGCTGCGTGATTAG
- a CDS encoding histidine kinase, with protein MRIYFFLLLALISFALPAQKEKLSRSRTLQKEERIDLLQQATLLREEDPKRAIQLLSELIYSKPAAEELTEAFTLLGDIYGDVGQYDLALERYGQALEAIPVRKGKKSTSPFAPALHLKMGDGHRLLGDSKMAWMSYTRCLSTAPAYSAQKQTCEERLAILDRLGSISAEQASSVDADAIGDRQDGYSVSTKADLARNSQLQVEVLREQNTIDLGLKDIAAEEAELRYVEDRMQLQQWLIYLLGLLLLGALISVAIILRNVRKRRRANQELLLRNLQTRMNPHFIFNSLNSINNYIARQDERSANRYLGRFARLMRKVLDQSGRDFVPLSEEIEQLGLYLELEQERFAGKFTYTIEAPAPEDLDADDILVPPMLLQPFVENAIWHGLRYRDGGGVLTVDFGLEDGRPTATITDNGIGRKRSRELKTDNQLKQGSQGMNITAKRIELINEHFGKSLSVDVSDAFPGAEHVGTRVRLQLS; from the coding sequence ATGCGGATCTACTTCTTCCTTTTGTTAGCCCTCATCTCCTTCGCCCTGCCGGCGCAAAAGGAGAAACTGTCGCGTTCGCGGACCCTTCAGAAGGAAGAGCGGATTGACCTGTTGCAGCAGGCTACACTTTTGCGGGAGGAGGACCCCAAAAGAGCCATCCAATTGCTGAGTGAACTGATCTACAGCAAACCGGCCGCCGAGGAATTGACGGAAGCTTTCACGCTGCTGGGGGATATCTACGGCGATGTCGGTCAGTACGACCTGGCCCTGGAGCGTTACGGTCAGGCGTTGGAGGCTATTCCAGTCAGGAAAGGGAAGAAATCCACCAGCCCCTTCGCCCCCGCCCTTCACCTCAAGATGGGGGACGGCCACCGCCTTCTCGGGGATAGCAAAATGGCCTGGATGAGTTATACCCGTTGTCTTTCCACCGCACCTGCGTACAGCGCCCAAAAACAAACGTGCGAAGAACGGCTGGCCATCCTGGATCGGCTCGGTTCGATCTCCGCCGAACAAGCGTCCTCGGTTGATGCGGATGCAATTGGCGACCGGCAGGACGGTTATTCGGTATCCACCAAGGCGGACCTGGCGCGTAATTCTCAACTACAAGTAGAAGTGCTGCGGGAGCAAAATACCATCGATCTCGGCCTTAAAGACATCGCCGCCGAAGAAGCCGAACTCCGCTACGTGGAGGACCGCATGCAACTCCAACAGTGGTTGATTTACCTGCTGGGGCTACTGCTGTTGGGAGCGCTGATCTCCGTAGCCATCATCCTCCGGAACGTGCGCAAGCGCCGCCGGGCCAACCAGGAATTGCTGTTGCGGAACCTGCAGACCCGGATGAACCCTCACTTCATCTTTAATAGCCTAAACAGCATCAACAACTACATCGCCCGGCAGGATGAGCGTTCGGCCAACCGTTACCTCGGCCGCTTCGCCCGGTTGATGCGCAAGGTGCTGGACCAGTCCGGTCGCGATTTCGTCCCCCTCAGCGAAGAGATTGAACAGTTGGGGCTCTACCTCGAACTGGAGCAGGAACGCTTCGCCGGGAAGTTTACCTATACCATCGAAGCACCCGCCCCGGAAGACCTGGACGCTGACGACATACTGGTTCCCCCCATGCTCCTCCAACCCTTCGTGGAAAACGCCATCTGGCACGGCCTCCGCTACCGCGATGGTGGTGGAGTGCTGACAGTAGACTTCGGCCTCGAAGATGGCCGGCCCACCGCTACCATTACGGATAATGGAATTGGCCGTAAGCGGTCCCGCGAACTCAAAACCGACAACCAACTCAAACAGGGGAGCCAGGGAATGAACATCACCGCCAAGCGGATCGAACT
- a CDS encoding VWA domain-containing protein, with the protein MKRTHRSPRKTDQSTQLTNRFVSLTKWEWPFTKWRFFQVGGAPTFGSSFTGRVARKKGGGPFPKHTIPMPFSSTFRWLLAAALSATVLFLGISHYLLGTSSVPNPTYVAPPTDPAPAAAPTTTVNASNNKIQIAFLLDTSGSMEGLIDQAKARLWNILNETMESTRNGVAPDIEVALYEYGNDRLSANNGYIKMIVPMTTEVDEISEKLFALTTSGGDEYCPMAIQRAAQELMWDADDATVKLLYIAGNEEFTQGPVAMSAGLKAAQDKGIVVNTIYCNNPNDGEARLWASAATRLDGDHFSINQDQAVAYVESPYDAPIEQLNAQLNDTYVPINQAAVAKKQRLAVEDANATSYSKANLSSRAKYKASKNYKNESWDLVDAARADNKKILEQKGALPDSLRTLSDAELTAKIDHLAQKRNELKQRLAELSEQRESFVADAKKDLAETEENTLGERMKSSVKRQLKKKGYSN; encoded by the coding sequence ATGAAGCGAACCCACCGTTCTCCGCGGAAAACGGACCAATCTACCCAGCTCACCAACCGGTTCGTCTCACTTACGAAGTGGGAATGGCCGTTTACAAAGTGGCGCTTTTTCCAGGTGGGAGGTGCCCCCACCTTTGGGTCATCATTCACCGGAAGGGTGGCCCGCAAGAAAGGCGGCGGACCCTTCCCTAAACACACCATCCCGATGCCTTTTTCTTCCACTTTTCGCTGGCTGCTGGCCGCCGCACTTTCCGCAACCGTTTTGTTCCTCGGTATCAGCCATTACCTACTGGGTACGAGCTCGGTCCCCAACCCAACTTACGTCGCTCCCCCTACGGACCCGGCACCCGCGGCAGCGCCCACTACGACGGTGAATGCATCCAATAATAAGATCCAGATCGCCTTCTTATTGGATACCAGTGGTTCGATGGAAGGGCTCATCGACCAGGCCAAGGCACGGCTGTGGAACATCCTGAACGAAACCATGGAATCAACCCGCAATGGCGTCGCACCCGACATCGAAGTGGCCCTCTACGAATACGGCAACGACCGGCTCTCCGCCAATAATGGCTACATCAAAATGATCGTGCCCATGACGACGGAGGTGGACGAGATCAGTGAAAAACTGTTTGCCCTTACGACTTCCGGTGGCGACGAATACTGCCCCATGGCCATCCAGCGCGCCGCCCAGGAACTGATGTGGGACGCCGATGACGCCACCGTAAAACTGCTCTACATTGCCGGCAACGAAGAATTCACCCAGGGGCCCGTCGCCATGTCCGCCGGGCTGAAGGCCGCGCAGGATAAGGGCATCGTCGTCAATACTATCTACTGTAATAATCCGAACGATGGCGAGGCCCGCCTCTGGGCTTCCGCCGCCACCCGCCTGGATGGGGACCACTTCTCGATTAATCAGGACCAGGCCGTCGCCTACGTGGAATCCCCCTACGACGCGCCGATCGAACAACTGAACGCCCAGCTGAACGACACCTACGTACCCATCAACCAGGCCGCCGTCGCGAAAAAGCAACGCCTCGCGGTGGAGGACGCCAACGCCACCAGCTACAGCAAGGCCAACCTCAGCTCACGCGCCAAGTACAAGGCCAGCAAAAATTACAAGAACGAAAGCTGGGACCTAGTCGACGCCGCCCGGGCCGACAACAAAAAGATCCTGGAACAAAAAGGTGCCCTGCCCGATAGCCTCCGGACGCTGAGCGACGCCGAACTCACCGCCAAGATCGACCACCTCGCCCAGAAGCGCAACGAGCTGAAACAACGCCTCGCCGAACTCAGCGAGCAACGCGAAAGCTTCGTCGCCGACGCCAAAAAAGACCTCGCCGAAACGGAAGAAAACACCCTCGGCGAACGTATGAAAAGCAGCGTGAAGCGCCAGCTCAAAAAGAAGGGCTACAGCAACTAA
- a CDS encoding hydroxymethylglutaryl-CoA lyase produces the protein MQGRHDFIPTAVKAAYLQQLLACGFDTLDFGSFVSPKAIPQMRDTAEVLGQLDLSVTDTKLLAIVANRRGATDALSHAEIDYLGYPFSISETFQLRNTNATLAESLDRVKQIQDMTLAAGKEMVLYISMGFGNPYGDPWNVDVVEEWVSRLAALDLKIFQLSDTVGVSSPENISYLFSNLIPRYPELEIGAHLHTTPSTWREKVEAATNSGCRRFDGAIRGFGGCPMAKDDLTGNMATENLLAYLGFAETNVNESAFAEAMAASGGVFI, from the coding sequence ATGCAGGGGCGCCACGATTTCATCCCCACCGCGGTGAAGGCAGCCTACCTGCAACAACTGCTGGCCTGCGGGTTCGATACCCTCGACTTTGGCAGTTTCGTCTCGCCCAAGGCCATCCCACAGATGCGGGACACGGCGGAGGTGCTCGGGCAATTGGACCTTTCCGTTACTGATACCAAACTCCTGGCCATCGTAGCCAACCGGCGGGGAGCAACGGATGCGCTGAGCCACGCGGAGATCGATTACCTGGGTTACCCCTTCAGTATCAGCGAAACCTTTCAGCTCCGGAACACCAACGCGACGTTGGCGGAGAGCCTGGACCGGGTGAAGCAGATCCAGGATATGACCCTGGCCGCCGGAAAAGAGATGGTCCTCTACATCAGCATGGGCTTCGGCAATCCTTACGGTGACCCCTGGAACGTTGACGTGGTAGAGGAATGGGTAAGCCGTTTAGCGGCGCTGGACCTTAAGATCTTCCAGTTGTCCGATACCGTCGGGGTAAGTAGCCCGGAGAATATCTCCTACCTCTTCAGCAACCTGATCCCTCGCTACCCGGAACTGGAGATCGGGGCCCATCTCCACACTACGCCCTCGACCTGGCGGGAAAAAGTGGAGGCCGCCACCAACTCCGGTTGCCGCCGCTTCGATGGTGCCATCCGCGGCTTCGGAGGTTGCCCCATGGCGAAGGACGACCTCACCGGTAATATGGCGACGGAGAACCTGCTGGCTTACCTCGGCTTTGCGGAGACGAACGTAAACGAATCAGCCTTTGCGGAAGCGATGGCGGCCTCGGGCGGGGTGTTCATTTGA
- a CDS encoding zinc-dependent metalloprotease: MLRFFALLVAFLCFQSTSVFAQEVCGTEPSPAARAYLDATRKAAQAYVRPTTRGKNGAMIEVPVQAHIFNDDNGFGGLSLTSYQVGLADANEDYAPMGIRFVDCAAPRYYDDGDRFDFNRLDDEAFVRTAYAIPEVINIFVADEVSTGTSDVCGYTYLPPGRDLILMDADCFNNGATLSHEIGHYLGLYHTHGKSNCEDLTDELVDGSNCDFTGDDICDTPADPNLRGPGCSASEIGGNCQYTGTRRDANGAAYQPLTDNIMSYAPSFCRDAFTNGQYDRMDFYLNESRSYLVCSDYSPPQNDFCVDALPINCGETKTGSITGASIDQSPEFCGRVNTGATRGVWYRYAGDGSQITARLCDGELFGHLAVFTGACDDLVCINLPGDRCSNQQAPGSFATFPTEAGTDYYLYVTGIDESVGNYELEISCVSANCPAPADVRVTERNHNYLIVDWTPDQTNEFELRVGAVFGNEGVIYTNPTPPFRIEVEEACGLEFIEYRGICDNVFGLWSEPIIVDPSPVCTDDYCASYGRPEAYAIGRVQIANIQRSTGVDNGYLFYQAETMQLERGTNYPFVVGPVENGDQAASWRIYLDLNGDNDFEDEGELIFSRDANATQTEIGEFTMPVARYNGPSRLRVILSGDPNRDDCTATGDAETEDYLVNISGGMPQANELCEGAIELSCGTTTQGRVEAAGFTFDVDENCGFNGSQEPGLWYYWPGQDGQLSLDLTPDVGFMQLDVFSGSCGSFTCEQPFTRGTGDGVQATYLTDPDKDYYIYVGGNTRNDRPFTLTLDCEGCISPEVFFDGETGFNYFSLAWDGQEQILADARVRPVGSDEDWVIFADASNNVISGLAPCTDFEVQLRPICTGDATWGESEFISTLGCGEEYCPSYGASEPYWISSVMVGDVNQVSGAAYGYTQFQPTLAQFGPGDDYPVNLQAATDLSTTDQPLNWRVYLDLNRNNSFEDNELLVTAQNAADQAVISSITIPATVTTGPSRLRVMMSPEAINGPCQTGGDLVVEDYSVSFLSLVAPNDLCSQAIPIGCDQLIEGSTLRAASTLSDTECGHVDGSPPGVWYSFVGTGRPMTPNLCWESNYNTRMAVFSGDVCGELTCVGVNSNACGEASSVTVSTEVDAIYYVYVYGSQEERGNFTLNLRCGLRCIRSQTDRLCTGLRQTVVDPDLPLTYDFTPLRSSGNGIRDWLVNSRPLPSVAGASLQTNGSLRITFPRSGEYQICYSEAADNLGCADYCCATYCITDEHTESRQSIVRPSADGSGIDLVFAANGTSRIQWYRLNDDNSTRLLNSGQTAFVPYTNDDCGAPECYYVSYFRGNTCYESEYVVVDNCNPSNCEGDITVEFQGGDIFRVTVPGDRNDVRWTVNEEEAGRFNSIFIPVPFGTSARVCVSRNRDGNGFTTCCTTLENTSSTSFQDDPTRLQIVPNPNSGVFTLRGLPANQAELTVALFDMRGRRMQSWEGKQSGPYETQGLPSGAYVLKVSSEGQTIVKRLVIR, translated from the coding sequence ATGTTGAGATTTTTCGCCCTGTTGGTAGCATTCCTATGCTTTCAATCCACTTCCGTTTTTGCCCAAGAAGTATGCGGAACGGAACCCTCCCCCGCCGCCCGGGCTTACCTGGATGCTACGCGTAAAGCGGCCCAGGCGTACGTGCGGCCCACAACTCGAGGCAAGAATGGCGCGATGATTGAGGTACCGGTGCAGGCCCATATTTTCAACGATGATAATGGATTTGGCGGCCTCAGCCTGACCTCCTACCAAGTTGGTTTGGCGGATGCAAACGAGGATTACGCCCCCATGGGCATTCGCTTCGTAGACTGCGCCGCTCCCCGCTACTACGACGACGGTGATCGCTTTGATTTTAACCGGCTGGATGACGAAGCCTTCGTCCGGACCGCGTACGCCATTCCGGAAGTGATCAATATTTTCGTAGCCGACGAAGTATCCACCGGAACCAGCGACGTTTGCGGCTACACGTATCTTCCCCCCGGCCGCGACCTGATTCTCATGGACGCCGATTGCTTCAATAATGGTGCCACCCTCAGCCACGAGATTGGCCACTACCTGGGGCTTTACCATACCCACGGGAAATCCAACTGCGAAGATCTGACTGACGAATTGGTGGATGGTAGTAACTGTGATTTTACTGGAGATGACATTTGTGATACCCCCGCCGACCCCAACCTACGCGGGCCAGGCTGTAGTGCTTCAGAAATTGGCGGGAATTGCCAGTACACGGGAACCCGCCGCGACGCAAATGGTGCTGCGTACCAACCGCTTACGGACAATATTATGTCGTACGCGCCATCGTTCTGCCGGGACGCTTTTACCAATGGGCAGTACGACCGGATGGATTTCTACCTGAATGAGTCCCGCTCCTATCTCGTCTGTTCGGATTACAGCCCACCTCAGAATGACTTTTGCGTTGATGCACTACCGATCAACTGTGGCGAAACCAAAACCGGCTCCATCACCGGTGCCTCCATTGACCAATCGCCCGAATTTTGCGGCCGCGTCAATACTGGTGCGACCCGTGGTGTATGGTACCGCTACGCCGGAGATGGTTCGCAAATCACCGCCCGCCTGTGTGACGGAGAACTCTTCGGCCACCTCGCCGTCTTCACCGGAGCCTGCGATGATTTGGTGTGCATAAATCTCCCTGGCGATCGGTGTTCCAACCAACAAGCACCGGGCTCCTTCGCCACCTTCCCCACCGAGGCTGGGACGGACTACTACCTCTACGTCACCGGGATCGATGAATCAGTCGGCAACTACGAATTGGAAATTTCCTGCGTCTCGGCAAACTGCCCCGCGCCCGCCGACGTGCGGGTCACCGAACGGAACCACAACTATCTGATCGTAGACTGGACGCCGGATCAAACCAACGAGTTCGAACTCCGCGTCGGTGCCGTCTTTGGAAACGAAGGCGTAATCTACACCAATCCTACCCCACCTTTCCGGATCGAGGTCGAGGAAGCCTGTGGCCTGGAGTTCATCGAGTACCGCGGTATTTGCGACAACGTATTCGGCTTGTGGTCCGAACCCATTATCGTCGACCCCAGCCCTGTTTGTACGGACGACTACTGCGCGAGCTACGGCCGGCCGGAAGCCTACGCCATCGGCCGGGTACAGATCGCCAACATTCAACGGTCCACCGGAGTGGACAACGGATACCTTTTCTACCAGGCCGAAACGATGCAACTGGAGCGGGGCACTAATTATCCCTTCGTCGTCGGCCCCGTCGAAAATGGTGATCAAGCCGCCAGCTGGCGGATCTACCTGGACCTCAATGGTGACAACGATTTCGAAGACGAAGGTGAATTGATCTTTAGCCGCGACGCCAACGCCACCCAAACTGAGATTGGGGAATTCACGATGCCGGTAGCTCGCTACAACGGGCCCTCCCGCCTGCGCGTCATCCTCAGCGGTGACCCCAACCGGGATGATTGCACAGCCACCGGCGATGCGGAAACGGAAGACTACCTGGTCAACATCAGCGGCGGCATGCCCCAGGCAAATGAACTGTGCGAAGGCGCCATCGAACTCTCCTGTGGAACGACGACGCAGGGCCGCGTGGAAGCCGCCGGCTTCACCTTCGACGTAGACGAAAATTGTGGATTTAACGGAAGCCAGGAGCCCGGCCTCTGGTATTACTGGCCGGGCCAGGATGGCCAGTTGAGCCTGGACCTGACGCCCGACGTAGGATTCATGCAGTTGGATGTCTTCAGTGGCTCCTGCGGAAGCTTCACCTGCGAGCAACCCTTCACCCGTGGGACGGGCGATGGCGTGCAGGCAACTTACCTGACTGATCCGGATAAGGACTACTACATCTACGTGGGCGGTAATACTCGGAACGACCGCCCGTTTACCCTTACGCTGGATTGTGAAGGTTGCATCTCTCCGGAGGTATTCTTCGATGGTGAAACCGGCTTCAACTACTTCAGCCTCGCCTGGGATGGCCAGGAGCAAATCCTCGCCGACGCCCGGGTACGGCCCGTCGGATCGGACGAAGATTGGGTGATCTTCGCGGATGCCAGCAACAACGTCATCTCCGGTCTTGCGCCCTGTACCGATTTTGAGGTCCAACTGCGCCCAATCTGTACGGGCGACGCCACCTGGGGCGAATCTGAATTTATCAGCACTCTCGGCTGCGGTGAGGAATACTGCCCATCCTACGGCGCGAGCGAGCCTTACTGGATCAGCAGCGTGATGGTTGGTGACGTCAACCAGGTTTCCGGCGCTGCGTACGGCTACACGCAGTTTCAGCCTACCCTGGCCCAGTTTGGGCCGGGAGACGATTACCCCGTCAACCTCCAGGCCGCTACGGACTTGTCAACAACTGACCAGCCACTCAACTGGCGCGTCTACCTGGACCTCAACCGGAACAACAGCTTCGAGGACAACGAATTACTGGTTACCGCCCAAAACGCTGCGGATCAGGCGGTAATTTCCAGCATTACGATTCCAGCAACGGTCACCACGGGCCCCTCCCGATTACGGGTGATGATGAGCCCCGAAGCCATCAACGGCCCGTGCCAAACCGGTGGTGATTTGGTGGTAGAGGACTACTCGGTATCCTTCCTGAGTCTCGTAGCACCGAATGATCTCTGTAGCCAGGCCATCCCCATCGGCTGCGATCAGCTGATTGAAGGCAGTACCCTCCGGGCTGCGTCCACCCTCAGTGATACGGAATGTGGCCACGTGGACGGCTCCCCGCCGGGTGTTTGGTATTCCTTCGTAGGTACGGGCCGGCCCATGACGCCCAACCTTTGTTGGGAGAGTAATTACAATACGCGTATGGCCGTCTTCTCCGGCGATGTTTGCGGAGAGCTAACCTGCGTCGGCGTGAACTCCAATGCTTGCGGCGAGGCATCGTCCGTAACCGTCAGTACCGAGGTTGATGCTATTTATTACGTGTACGTATACGGATCCCAGGAAGAAAGGGGCAATTTCACGCTGAACCTACGTTGCGGTCTCCGTTGTATCCGCAGCCAAACGGATCGTTTGTGTACCGGCTTGCGCCAAACGGTCGTCGATCCGGACCTCCCACTCACTTACGATTTTACGCCGCTTCGCAGTAGTGGCAACGGTATCCGGGATTGGCTCGTGAATAGTCGGCCGTTGCCGTCAGTCGCCGGTGCATCCCTCCAAACGAATGGTAGCCTACGCATCACCTTTCCACGAAGCGGTGAGTATCAGATCTGCTACTCCGAGGCGGCTGACAATCTGGGCTGCGCGGACTACTGCTGCGCCACCTATTGTATCACGGATGAGCACACGGAAAGCCGCCAATCCATCGTCCGACCCTCGGCGGATGGTTCGGGGATCGACCTGGTCTTCGCGGCTAACGGAACCAGCCGTATCCAGTGGTACCGTTTGAACGACGACAACAGCACCAGACTGTTAAATAGCGGACAAACAGCCTTCGTACCCTACACCAACGATGATTGCGGCGCGCCCGAGTGCTACTACGTTTCCTACTTCCGTGGTAATACTTGCTACGAATCCGAATACGTGGTAGTCGACAACTGTAACCCCAGCAATTGCGAGGGGGACATCACCGTCGAATTTCAGGGCGGTGATATATTCCGGGTCACCGTCCCCGGTGATCGCAACGACGTTCGTTGGACGGTCAACGAAGAAGAAGCCGGGCGCTTCAACAGCATCTTCATTCCCGTTCCCTTCGGCACCAGCGCCCGCGTATGCGTGTCACGCAATCGTGATGGCAATGGTTTCACCACCTGTTGTACCACTCTAGAGAACACGTCCAGCACCAGTTTTCAGGATGATCCAACCAGGCTACAGATCGTGCCAAATCCGAATAGTGGCGTCTTTACCCTGCGTGGTTTACCCGCCAATCAAGCAGAACTAACCGTTGCCCTTTTCGATATGCGCGGCCGCAGGATGCAAAGCTGGGAAGGCAAGCAATCCGGACCGTACGAAACCCAAGGATTACCCAGCGGCGCATACGTACTAAAGGTGAGCTCGGAGGGGCAAACGATCGTAAAGAGATTGGTCATTCGGTAA